The Desmonostoc muscorum LEGE 12446 genome includes a region encoding these proteins:
- a CDS encoding DUF2330 domain-containing protein, with amino-acid sequence MKIFRLLTPLLLAIVVVLCFAPAAWAFCGFYVAKADTKLYNKASQVVIARNGDRTVLTMANDFQGQVKDFAMVVPVPTVIQKEQVRVAEPKIIERLDAFSAPRLVEYFDSDPCAPVYEYDRPLAAPAPAASNESGRARGDDSLGVTVEARFNVGEYDIVILSAKESGGLETWLQRNGYKIPRGAKQLLKPYVRSSMKFFVAKVNLDKFEKSGYQYLRPLQISYQSPRFMLPIRLGMINATTEQDLIVYILSAEGQAEITNYRTVKIPSNANIPLFVKNEFGEFYKSMFQTVYTKEDKKVGFLEYAWDMGNCDPCSADPLTPEELKQAGVFWLDDNSASNVPAPPNFRRPFPGSNVFISRLHVRYTRDKFPEDLIFQQTGNRDSFQGRYVLQHPFQGELKCQAGREYKRSLPKRFEQEAQTLAKLTNWNIQDIRNKMKLSVSNLRLSWWENLLSWFGLY; translated from the coding sequence ATGAAAATTTTTCGACTTTTGACGCCATTATTGTTGGCAATTGTAGTTGTTTTGTGCTTTGCGCCGGCAGCTTGGGCATTTTGTGGATTTTATGTAGCGAAAGCTGATACAAAGCTGTATAACAAAGCATCTCAGGTAGTAATAGCGCGAAATGGCGATCGCACTGTCTTGACAATGGCAAACGATTTTCAAGGCCAAGTCAAAGATTTTGCAATGGTGGTGCCCGTGCCAACGGTAATACAAAAAGAGCAAGTCCGCGTGGCGGAACCCAAGATTATTGAACGTTTAGATGCTTTTAGTGCGCCGCGATTGGTCGAATATTTTGACTCAGATCCTTGTGCCCCAGTTTACGAGTATGACAGACCACTAGCAGCACCAGCACCAGCAGCAAGCAATGAGTCAGGGAGGGCTAGAGGTGATGATAGTTTGGGTGTGACGGTAGAAGCACGTTTTAATGTGGGTGAATACGACATCGTGATTCTCAGTGCTAAAGAATCTGGCGGACTGGAAACTTGGCTTCAACGCAATGGCTACAAAATTCCTAGAGGTGCCAAACAGTTACTTAAACCCTATGTCCGCTCCTCAATGAAATTCTTTGTTGCCAAAGTTAACTTAGATAAATTCGAGAAATCTGGCTACCAATACCTTCGTCCGCTACAAATTTCTTACCAGTCACCCAGATTCATGTTACCAATTCGTTTGGGCATGATCAACGCCACCACAGAGCAGGATTTAATTGTTTACATCCTCTCAGCGGAAGGACAGGCAGAAATCACTAATTACCGCACGGTGAAAATCCCCTCCAATGCCAACATTCCCTTATTTGTGAAAAATGAATTTGGTGAATTTTACAAATCCATGTTTCAAACTGTCTACACCAAAGAAGACAAGAAAGTTGGTTTTTTAGAATACGCTTGGGACATGGGTAATTGCGATCCCTGTTCTGCCGATCCCCTAACCCCAGAAGAACTCAAGCAAGCAGGCGTATTTTGGCTAGATGATAATTCTGCCAGTAATGTACCAGCACCCCCGAACTTTCGTCGTCCCTTTCCTGGAAGTAATGTCTTCATCTCCCGATTGCATGTCCGCTACACCCGCGACAAATTCCCAGAAGACTTGATATTCCAACAAACTGGTAATCGTGATTCCTTCCAAGGGCGTTATGTTTTGCAACATCCCTTCCAAGGAGAACTCAAGTGTCAGGCGGGTAGAGAATATAAGCGTTCTTTGCCCAAGCGTTTTGAACAAGAAGCACAAACCCTAGCTAAGCTAACCAACTGGAATATCCAAGACATTCGTAACAAAATGAAACTGAGTGTAAGTAATCTCAGACTTTCTTGGTGGGAAAATCTTCTGTCTTGGTTCGGATTGTATTGA
- a CDS encoding RnfABCDGE type electron transport complex subunit D produces MLLKDIRDYQILFLGLFLVLGIGTRDWTLRPELIAVAIATSLTTQSILSLVIGHWSFANKEGQSLNLRSALITSLGLSLLLRADHWTTMAIAVASAIASKFIFRVGDKHFFNPGNFGIICALIFTRDAWVSPGQWGEEWWYGLVFAGTGGMVLQRIGRWDTTAAFLGAYSLLEAIRNLWLGWTWDVYWHRLMSGSLLLFALFMITDPRSIPNSRIGRVVWAMCIAGLTFILRNYFFLSTAVFWALFILAPLTILIDFLWSAPRFFWQRGDEGDGGDEGDEGDEGDGGELLTLPI; encoded by the coding sequence ATGTTGCTCAAAGATATACGAGACTACCAAATTCTATTTCTGGGCTTATTCCTAGTCTTGGGAATCGGTACACGAGACTGGACACTGCGACCAGAGTTGATTGCAGTAGCGATCGCCACTTCTCTAACAACTCAATCGATATTGTCATTAGTCATTGGTCATTGGTCATTTGCAAACAAAGAGGGACAAAGCCTAAATCTTCGCAGTGCTTTAATTACCTCTTTGGGACTGAGTTTGCTGTTGCGGGCTGATCATTGGACGACAATGGCGATCGCCGTAGCAAGCGCCATCGCCAGCAAATTTATCTTCCGAGTCGGCGATAAGCATTTCTTTAATCCTGGCAATTTTGGCATTATTTGTGCCTTGATTTTCACCCGCGACGCTTGGGTTTCACCAGGACAGTGGGGTGAAGAGTGGTGGTATGGGCTAGTATTTGCCGGTACTGGGGGCATGGTTTTGCAACGAATTGGTCGCTGGGACACCACAGCAGCTTTTTTAGGTGCATATTCCCTGTTAGAAGCGATTCGCAATCTCTGGCTGGGTTGGACTTGGGATGTTTACTGGCACCGATTGATGAGCGGATCTTTGCTGTTGTTCGCTCTATTTATGATCACCGATCCGCGATCGATCCCCAATTCCCGAATTGGGCGCGTAGTTTGGGCAATGTGCATCGCTGGATTAACTTTTATCCTGCGGAATTATTTCTTTCTTTCCACCGCAGTTTTTTGGGCACTCTTCATCCTTGCACCATTGACTATTCTGATAGATTTTCTTTGGTCAGCCCCGAGGTTTTTTTGGCAAAGGGGGGATGAGGGGGATGGGGGAGATGAGGGAGATGAGGGGGATGAGGGAGATGGGGGAGAACTCTTAACTCTGCCAATTTAA
- a CDS encoding sigma-70 family RNA polymerase sigma factor: protein MVQFDEQLRRLVTEACGYPPGTPQRQKLLTQIIRLTASRLWRESTPYYQDALQQTWLYFCRNVCEGLTGQTYDPDYGTVITWLNAYLKRRLQDFYLNQNREQATTVPLRIRQSTSGGTSETIDPVDNLPATPQAPPILEDLENWANTDSDGELRRTCIKGRPDVNCQVLILKRLPPEVSWRELSEDFGLSIPTLSSFYQRQCVPRLRKFAESEGLF from the coding sequence ATGGTTCAATTCGATGAACAGCTACGCCGCTTAGTTACCGAAGCCTGTGGATACCCACCTGGAACCCCTCAGCGTCAGAAGCTGCTCACACAAATTATTCGTCTGACAGCAAGTAGACTCTGGAGGGAAAGTACTCCCTATTATCAAGACGCACTACAACAAACTTGGTTGTATTTCTGCCGTAATGTTTGTGAGGGTTTGACAGGTCAAACATATGACCCCGATTATGGTACCGTAATCACCTGGCTGAATGCTTACCTAAAACGGAGACTACAAGACTTTTACCTTAATCAAAACCGGGAACAAGCCACAACAGTCCCTCTTAGGATTCGTCAGTCTACATCTGGTGGAACAAGTGAAACCATTGATCCTGTAGATAACCTCCCGGCTACCCCCCAAGCACCTCCAATTCTCGAAGATTTGGAGAACTGGGCCAATACAGACTCTGATGGAGAACTGCGCCGTACTTGTATCAAAGGGCGTCCAGATGTCAATTGTCAGGTGTTAATTCTCAAACGCCTACCCCCGGAAGTTAGCTGGAGAGAGTTGTCTGAGGACTTTGGGTTGTCAATTCCGACATTGAGTAGTTTTTATCAGCGCCAGTGTGTACCGCGTTTGCGTAAATTCGCAGAATCGGAGGGATTGTTTTGA